One window of Peteryoungia desertarenae genomic DNA carries:
- a CDS encoding cysteine hydrolase family protein, with product MLGNWRHICVDMQRMFAEDTPWHVPWMRRALPDVVAIAEATTDQTVFTRFIPPATSEEAIGAWKRYYQKWWMMTLEHLPLDMLNLVPELVPCARCAPMIDKSVYSPWTQRQLQTLLQKWHVETLIITGGETDVCVMATILGAVDLGFHVIVVEDAVCSGVDDTHDASMELLKRRFTSQIQVLPTSDVLTILAEG from the coding sequence ATGCTGGGAAACTGGCGACATATCTGTGTCGACATGCAGCGCATGTTTGCAGAAGACACGCCATGGCATGTTCCCTGGATGCGAAGAGCGCTTCCAGATGTAGTTGCGATAGCGGAGGCGACAACCGACCAGACAGTCTTTACGCGCTTCATTCCCCCGGCGACATCAGAGGAGGCAATAGGGGCCTGGAAGCGATACTACCAGAAATGGTGGATGATGACGCTGGAGCATTTGCCACTGGATATGCTGAATCTCGTTCCAGAACTTGTTCCCTGCGCGCGCTGCGCTCCGATGATCGACAAATCCGTTTACTCCCCTTGGACACAGCGGCAACTCCAAACACTTTTGCAAAAGTGGCATGTGGAGACCTTGATTATCACAGGAGGAGAGACCGACGTTTGCGTTATGGCGACCATTTTGGGAGCAGTTGATCTTGGCTTTCACGTGATCGTAGTTGAGGACGCAGTCTGTTCAGGTGTCGACGATACTCATGATGCGTCGATGGAGCTCCTGAAACGGCGCTTCACATCACAGATTCAGGTCTTGCCGACATCCGACGTTCTCACCATCCTGGCGGAAGGATAG
- a CDS encoding ATP-grasp fold amidoligase family protein has product MIDKPKEKFLRGGYEQNSVGYLLKRIFWRLIRPLPDRLFIPLQFLSIKGKWPNIHNPKTFCEKVQYRKLYDRNPLYGKLVDKIAVKDYIASRIGPEHAIPTYWTGTDIHAVDWDKIPLPAVIKPNHASALGLFLYTRSDIDDLLRNDPTKDWLAVDHARFNREWAYSQVQRKLVIEKMLSKDGGVPWDYRCFVFDGKVSHIIVDTRIDNEGYSATYTPHWERLPFYDPDYYPHCPHELPRPLLLDKMVELASEVGKGIDFVRVDFFDTGDQLYIGELTFYPGGGYEAFDPPEYDRIIGDRWTIPSLTRR; this is encoded by the coding sequence GTGATAGATAAACCAAAAGAGAAGTTTCTTCGTGGAGGATATGAACAGAACTCCGTCGGATATCTTCTCAAACGGATATTCTGGCGTCTGATCCGGCCTCTTCCCGATCGGCTTTTCATTCCGCTGCAGTTCCTAAGCATCAAAGGAAAGTGGCCTAACATTCATAATCCGAAGACATTTTGTGAAAAGGTTCAGTATCGTAAGCTTTACGATCGCAACCCACTTTATGGAAAGCTCGTCGACAAGATCGCGGTCAAGGACTACATCGCCTCCAGAATTGGGCCTGAACACGCGATACCGACCTACTGGACCGGGACGGATATTCATGCGGTAGACTGGGACAAGATACCGTTGCCGGCTGTCATCAAGCCGAACCATGCGAGTGCCCTCGGGCTATTCCTTTATACCCGCAGCGACATCGACGACCTGCTTCGCAATGATCCGACCAAGGACTGGCTGGCCGTTGATCATGCCCGCTTCAACAGGGAGTGGGCCTATAGTCAGGTGCAGCGCAAGCTGGTCATTGAGAAAATGCTGTCAAAAGATGGTGGGGTTCCCTGGGACTACCGGTGCTTTGTATTCGACGGAAAGGTCTCACACATCATTGTCGATACACGCATTGATAACGAGGGCTATTCTGCAACCTATACGCCCCATTGGGAGCGCTTGCCGTTTTATGATCCGGACTACTATCCCCATTGTCCGCATGAGCTGCCAAGGCCGTTGCTTCTGGATAAAATGGTGGAACTCGCTTCTGAGGTCGGAAAGGGGATCGATTTTGTTCGTGTCGACTTCTTCGACACCGGCGATCAGCTTTATATTGGCGAACTGACCTTCTATCCTGGCGGAGGATATGAAGCATTTGACCCACCGGAATATGATAGGATCATTGGGGACCGCTGGACAATTCCGTCGCTGACCAGAAGATAG
- a CDS encoding lipopolysaccharide biosynthesis protein, translated as MASGFIAAVVVARLLGAEGAGVTAFGFWVASCAAVIFDRGYPQAMLRFTAQSESKAAQRDVIRSSFRRFVPLMVIAFVGASLLSVATHGWMRSSDLAVWLAIAVLFLVYGLSTFSISASRGSGDFYRPARNTILGSILFVPLSAIGALTLGPAGAILALASRYMPQALQLTTLVAAKHRRDETSATPKDEEFRSYRRQMWINDVISIIALSRLEYLFLLLLATKADMGYFAVAIAFAGLVEQLAMQLSSPLVVTFSPTSRRGANGAWLGVALLFVPIAMGGSAIAPLLVPMVYGREFADTGSTASIMLLAGGVSALQIVPWTYLAAKGHALAITRVMIISAIVTSATAPIAILIDGVYALAWSRLLVESVILGVLVFYARKMEHMRPPLRQLASVLISGLACSVAASAICLWLPTVAGMIAAMIVGAASFLLMLKLTGAIPRHELAELIQLFDGKDQSRITQHLKTGLLWISRA; from the coding sequence ATGGCGAGCGGCTTCATTGCCGCTGTCGTTGTCGCCCGATTGCTGGGGGCAGAGGGTGCGGGAGTCACGGCGTTTGGATTCTGGGTTGCATCATGCGCAGCGGTCATCTTTGATCGCGGCTATCCACAAGCCATGCTGCGATTTACTGCCCAGAGCGAATCCAAAGCGGCGCAGCGGGACGTCATTCGCTCCAGCTTTCGGCGGTTCGTACCGTTAATGGTCATCGCCTTCGTTGGTGCCAGCCTTTTGTCCGTCGCAACCCATGGATGGATGCGCAGCAGTGATCTCGCGGTATGGCTGGCAATCGCCGTCCTTTTTCTTGTCTATGGGCTGTCGACCTTCTCGATATCCGCGTCTCGCGGCAGTGGCGATTTCTATCGTCCAGCGCGAAACACCATCCTTGGCAGCATCCTGTTCGTTCCCCTGTCAGCAATCGGCGCCCTGACCCTTGGGCCCGCAGGGGCGATCCTCGCGCTTGCCAGCCGATACATGCCTCAGGCGCTTCAGTTGACAACGCTGGTAGCGGCCAAACACCGTCGGGATGAGACGTCCGCAACTCCCAAAGACGAGGAATTCCGGAGTTACCGAAGACAGATGTGGATCAACGACGTGATCAGCATCATTGCACTGTCGCGTCTCGAATACCTCTTTCTCCTGCTCCTCGCGACAAAGGCCGATATGGGATATTTTGCGGTCGCGATAGCATTTGCAGGCCTTGTAGAGCAGCTTGCAATGCAGCTTTCATCTCCACTTGTCGTTACCTTCTCACCGACTTCCCGGCGCGGCGCCAATGGCGCCTGGCTCGGCGTTGCATTGCTGTTTGTTCCGATCGCTATGGGCGGAAGCGCGATCGCGCCTCTTCTCGTTCCCATGGTCTATGGGCGGGAATTTGCAGACACCGGATCGACTGCTTCCATCATGCTCCTGGCAGGAGGGGTCTCAGCGCTCCAGATCGTTCCCTGGACCTACCTTGCAGCCAAGGGGCATGCCTTGGCCATTACCCGCGTAATGATAATTTCAGCGATCGTGACCAGCGCGACTGCACCGATCGCCATCTTGATTGATGGCGTATATGCCTTGGCGTGGTCTCGTCTGCTTGTTGAAAGCGTGATCCTTGGGGTTCTTGTTTTCTATGCCCGAAAGATGGAGCACATGCGACCGCCATTGCGTCAGCTAGCCAGCGTACTGATTTCCGGCCTCGCATGCTCTGTGGCGGCATCTGCCATTTGCCTCTGGCTCCCGACAGTCGCAGGCATGATTGCAGCGATGATCGTGGGCGCAGCATCCTTCCTTTTGATGTTGAAGCTGACAGGTGCAATCCCACGACATGAGCTTGCGGAACTCATTCAGTTATTCGATGGCAAAGACCAAAGCCGCATCACCCAGCATCTCAAGACTGGCTTGCTCTGGATCAGTCGCGCGTGA